One Rhodohalobacter sp. SW132 DNA segment encodes these proteins:
- a CDS encoding HipA N-terminal domain-containing protein: MKSANVYRNGERVGVLIRYERNSYEFEYDDQWFNNPEKPAVSLTMPKTKKTYKADHLFPFFYNLLSEGVNRKLQSRQLKIDEKNYFDLLLATAQTDTIGAITLKSKNK, translated from the coding sequence ATGAAGTCAGCCAATGTTTATAGAAATGGTGAACGTGTTGGAGTTCTTATCCGGTATGAAAGAAATTCGTATGAGTTCGAATACGATGATCAATGGTTCAACAATCCGGAGAAACCGGCTGTCAGTTTAACCATGCCCAAAACCAAGAAAACCTATAAGGCCGATCATCTGTTCCCATTTTTCTATAATCTTTTATCGGAAGGGGTGAACCGGAAACTTCAGTCGAGGCAATTGAAAATTGATGAGAAGAATTACTTTGATTTACTCTTGGCAACGGCTCAAACAGATACTATAGGCGCAATCACATTGAAATCAAAGAATAAATAG
- a CDS encoding type II toxin-antitoxin system HipA family toxin, which produces MSLPNIKYCPGTLAEGFDTYSPTCLKRVFNRKKVSHILPYDPPDVSEEDAEKFQQNRKRLSISGVQEKVSLLLEKNTLRLTEEGEQGTYILKPIPRDLRKVDQVPANEHLTMQIARQVFDIHTAENALIFFKNGDPAYITKRFDVAGDGKKIGKEDFATLAGKTAETAGPNFKYEYSYEEMAELVQKYIPAAMVELEKLFSLILFNYLICNGDAHLKNYGVIETKQGDYILSPAYDLINTSLHVDDTAMALDEGLFKDDFTTESFEANAFYAFDDFYEFGLKIGLVESRMVKILNHFRSHQENVRSLTNRSFLNEEMKRAYMDSYLNKLKALNYSMEGRI; this is translated from the coding sequence TTGAGTTTACCCAATATTAAATATTGCCCCGGAACTCTGGCAGAAGGATTTGATACATACAGCCCCACCTGTTTAAAACGGGTGTTTAACCGTAAGAAAGTCAGTCACATTCTTCCTTATGATCCGCCGGATGTGAGTGAAGAGGATGCCGAAAAGTTTCAGCAGAACCGAAAGCGGCTTTCTATCTCCGGTGTACAGGAGAAGGTGTCTTTATTGCTTGAAAAAAACACGCTTCGTCTAACGGAAGAGGGTGAGCAGGGAACATACATTCTGAAACCCATTCCAAGAGATTTGCGGAAAGTGGACCAGGTACCTGCCAATGAACATCTGACGATGCAGATAGCCAGGCAGGTATTTGATATTCACACCGCAGAAAATGCCCTGATCTTTTTTAAGAACGGCGATCCCGCCTACATTACAAAACGGTTTGATGTGGCCGGGGATGGAAAAAAGATTGGTAAAGAAGATTTTGCTACGCTTGCAGGGAAAACAGCTGAGACGGCCGGGCCGAATTTCAAATATGAATACAGCTACGAGGAGATGGCAGAGCTCGTTCAGAAATATATCCCGGCAGCCATGGTGGAACTGGAAAAGCTTTTTTCCCTGATTCTGTTTAACTACCTGATCTGCAACGGGGATGCTCATCTGAAAAACTATGGGGTAATTGAAACGAAACAGGGAGATTATATACTGAGCCCTGCATACGATTTGATCAATACCAGCCTGCACGTAGATGACACTGCGATGGCATTGGATGAAGGTCTTTTTAAGGACGACTTCACCACAGAAAGTTTTGAAGCCAATGCGTTCTATGCATTCGATGACTTCTATGAGTTCGGCTTGAAAATCGGATTGGTAGAATCTCGAATGGTAAAGATTCTAAATCATTTCAGGTCACATCAGGAAAATGTTCGATCTTTAACAAATCGCAGTTTTCTTAATGAGGAGATGAAGAGAGCCTACATGGATTCCTACCTGAATAAACTAAAGGCGCTAAATTACTCTATGGAAGGGAGGATTTGA
- a CDS encoding restriction endonuclease subunit S, which translates to MSWKKVKLAELATPKEKGIKGGPFGSKLTTKDYVDDGIPVIRGSNLNGGKYLDESEFVYVTESKFHEDLFSNVANKGDLLFTQRGTLGQVAIIPETSQYQNYVISQSQMKMTVDEDLANPSFIYYYFTSKKAVKEIENLTISSGVPHINLGLLRSFKLNLPSLQEQNEIVSVLSTYDELIQNNKRRIDLLEKSAQLLYKEWFVQLRFPGHEHAKIVDGVPEGWEKKKIKDVIMKVRKPKKVKKGDYLDKGEIPCIDQGQEFIGGYLNDNNAAIPRSDLPLVVFGDHSRTLKYVDFTFAPGADGTQLLRVKGNLFSDQYLYFLLMAVDLSNYFYARHFKFLKEKEFLLPTVSLRKLFEAQAIDVLKQIGLLRQHNQKLTRARDLLLSKLMNGDIPV; encoded by the coding sequence TTGAGTTGGAAAAAAGTAAAATTAGCGGAGCTAGCAACACCCAAAGAAAAAGGAATAAAAGGAGGCCCATTTGGTTCTAAATTGACTACAAAGGATTATGTAGATGATGGGATTCCTGTAATCAGAGGGAGTAATTTAAATGGAGGCAAGTATTTAGATGAGAGTGAGTTCGTTTATGTTACGGAAAGCAAATTTCATGAAGATCTTTTTAGTAATGTAGCTAATAAAGGAGACCTTCTTTTTACTCAAAGAGGCACATTAGGACAGGTCGCTATTATTCCTGAAACTTCTCAGTATCAAAATTATGTTATTTCTCAAAGCCAAATGAAGATGACTGTAGATGAAGATTTGGCGAATCCTTCATTTATCTATTATTATTTCACCAGTAAAAAGGCCGTTAAAGAGATTGAAAATCTCACCATTAGTTCGGGAGTACCACATATTAATTTGGGCTTGTTAAGGTCTTTTAAATTAAACTTACCTTCACTTCAAGAACAGAATGAAATTGTTTCCGTCCTCTCTACTTACGACGAACTCATCCAAAACAACAAACGGCGGATTGATTTGTTGGAAAAATCGGCACAGCTTTTATATAAAGAGTGGTTTGTTCAGCTTCGTTTTCCCGGCCACGAGCATGCAAAGATTGTAGATGGTGTGCCGGAGGGGTGGGAGAAAAAGAAGATCAAAGATGTCATTATGAAAGTTAGAAAACCTAAGAAGGTTAAAAAGGGAGATTATCTAGATAAGGGTGAAATTCCGTGTATCGATCAAGGGCAAGAATTTATAGGAGGCTATTTAAACGATAATAATGCTGCTATTCCAAGAAGTGATTTACCATTGGTCGTTTTTGGAGATCACTCGAGAACTTTGAAGTACGTTGATTTCACTTTTGCTCCTGGTGCTGATGGTACACAATTATTGAGAGTTAAAGGCAATTTGTTCTCAGATCAATATTTGTACTTCTTGTTGATGGCAGTTGATCTATCTAATTACTTCTATGCAAGACATTTTAAATTCCTGAAAGAAAAAGAGTTTCTACTACCCACTGTTTCCTTGAGAAAGCTATTCGAAGCTCAAGCCATTGACGTTCTTAAACAAATTGGCTTGTTAAGACAACATAATCAAAAATTAACGAGGGCTCGAGATTTGTTATTGTCAAAACTAATGAATGGAGATATACCAGTATGA
- a CDS encoding type I restriction endonuclease subunit R: MSYTEDQLVQKTVADYLEEALNWESVWAYNKEDFGPQSLLGRSSKNEVILKRYLREALVNFNPGLPEDVYDQAVKKITTTAPTQSLVAINKEKYELFRNGVEIIYRDEKGERQKPRLKVFDFNNPEENHFLCVREMWVHGDLYNRRPDILGFVNGIPLLFMECKNIHHNLKTAYEKNFSDYKDTVPHLFHHNAIIVFANGDQGKLGTLTSPFEHFNDWKRLNEEDEGKVELETMLKGVCCKAYFIDLFENFVLYDESGGDIKKIVARNHQYLGVNRAIESVKNREEQDGKLGVFWHTQGSGKSYSMVMFTRKIHRKIGGNFTFVILTDREDLDDQIFKTFTGCGAVKEKELNRAASGDHLSRIMAEHKPYVFSLIHKFNKEIEAGASYTDRKDVIVVTDEAHRTQYGTFALNLRRALPEANYIGFTGTPLFKDDEITKQVFGDYVSVYDFQRAVEDGATVPLYYDARGEKLGVAIGDINERIAEKLEEIEIKGIDVEQRLQQEMTRDYHIITAEPRLDDIAQDFVEHYSTNWELGKAMFVCIDKLTCVKMHGLIEKYWKAKIEELKSILEKMPHSEEKNELSKKIYWMEETIAAVVVSEEQGEVDKFRKWGLDIKPHRRLIKEGLSVPERMQNQLKYLGKKTISLDEAFKAEEHPFRISFVCAMWLTGFDVPSLSTLYLDKPLKAHTLMQAIARANRVNEGKNNGWIVDYCGIVKNLRKALSTFAIGEKDGEENPEPSKPSVELLGELKEVIKLTTEYLIEKNAPYSDVIEKSGFEKNGAITECKEVINENDRTRKQFEVMAREVFKKFKACLTVDGVHDYRKDRDAINVIYKSLQRDVEKADISEIIRELHKVIDESIETNPNEIREKDRIIDISKIDFNLLRKEFEKSPRKKTTVQELKHTIEDRLEKMLLQNPLRTDFQQRYEEIVEEYNREKDRATIEETFNQLMKLTKELTEEESRSIKENLDEETLAIFDLIRKPDLSKKEIKKIKEVAVSLLGTLKEEKLKIDHWRDKEPTRDDVRKTIHDFLYSDNTGLPPEYYSENDVKEKTEEVYLHIFRAYPELPSPIYGESYV; encoded by the coding sequence ATGAGCTATACCGAAGACCAGTTAGTACAAAAAACCGTAGCGGACTACTTGGAAGAAGCCCTTAACTGGGAATCGGTGTGGGCTTATAATAAAGAAGATTTTGGTCCGCAGAGTTTATTGGGCAGGTCTTCTAAAAATGAAGTGATCTTAAAACGCTACCTGCGAGAGGCATTGGTTAACTTCAATCCCGGTCTTCCCGAAGATGTATATGATCAGGCGGTAAAGAAAATTACCACAACCGCCCCAACACAGTCACTGGTTGCCATCAATAAAGAAAAGTACGAGCTGTTCCGAAATGGTGTAGAAATAATCTACCGCGATGAAAAGGGTGAACGGCAAAAACCACGCCTGAAAGTTTTTGATTTCAACAATCCTGAAGAGAACCATTTCTTATGTGTCCGGGAAATGTGGGTTCACGGAGATTTATATAACCGTCGCCCGGATATCTTAGGTTTCGTGAATGGAATTCCGTTGCTTTTCATGGAATGCAAAAACATTCATCACAACCTTAAAACTGCTTACGAAAAGAATTTCTCCGATTATAAAGACACCGTTCCTCACCTTTTTCATCACAACGCTATCATCGTATTTGCAAACGGGGATCAGGGAAAACTGGGAACGCTCACCAGTCCCTTCGAGCACTTCAACGACTGGAAACGACTTAACGAAGAAGACGAGGGCAAGGTAGAATTAGAAACCATGCTGAAAGGGGTGTGCTGCAAAGCCTACTTCATAGATTTATTTGAGAATTTTGTGCTGTATGATGAGTCGGGCGGAGATATCAAGAAAATAGTGGCCCGAAACCATCAGTATTTGGGGGTAAACCGTGCTATAGAATCTGTCAAAAATCGCGAAGAGCAAGATGGAAAGTTAGGAGTATTTTGGCATACCCAAGGCTCAGGAAAAAGTTACTCCATGGTGATGTTTACCCGGAAGATTCACCGTAAGATTGGCGGGAACTTCACTTTTGTAATATTAACAGATCGCGAAGATTTAGACGACCAGATCTTTAAAACATTTACAGGGTGCGGAGCCGTAAAAGAAAAGGAATTAAACAGAGCTGCATCTGGGGATCATTTATCTAGGATTATGGCTGAACACAAGCCATACGTGTTCTCTCTCATTCATAAATTTAATAAAGAGATTGAAGCCGGAGCTTCTTATACCGACCGAAAAGATGTAATTGTAGTCACCGATGAGGCTCACCGTACCCAATACGGAACTTTTGCTTTGAATTTGAGGAGAGCATTACCGGAAGCAAACTACATTGGATTTACAGGTACTCCACTTTTCAAAGATGATGAAATTACCAAACAGGTTTTTGGAGATTATGTATCGGTGTACGATTTCCAGCGTGCAGTTGAAGACGGAGCTACGGTTCCCCTGTATTATGATGCCAGAGGTGAAAAGCTGGGAGTAGCCATTGGAGACATCAATGAGCGGATTGCCGAAAAATTGGAAGAAATTGAAATCAAAGGTATTGATGTTGAACAGCGACTTCAGCAAGAGATGACAAGGGATTATCACATCATCACTGCAGAGCCTCGCTTGGATGACATTGCTCAGGATTTTGTAGAGCATTACTCTACGAATTGGGAATTAGGTAAAGCTATGTTCGTTTGCATCGATAAGCTTACATGTGTGAAAATGCATGGCCTGATAGAAAAATACTGGAAAGCGAAGATAGAAGAGCTTAAATCGATATTGGAAAAGATGCCTCATTCCGAGGAAAAGAATGAACTATCCAAAAAGATTTACTGGATGGAAGAAACCATTGCAGCTGTGGTAGTAAGTGAGGAGCAGGGGGAAGTTGATAAATTTAGAAAATGGGGGCTGGATATTAAACCTCACCGCCGATTGATAAAAGAAGGATTGAGCGTTCCGGAACGAATGCAAAATCAGCTAAAATATCTTGGTAAGAAAACCATCAGCTTGGATGAAGCTTTTAAGGCTGAAGAACATCCTTTCCGAATTTCCTTTGTCTGTGCCATGTGGCTAACGGGCTTTGACGTTCCTAGTTTATCAACTCTATATCTCGATAAACCGCTCAAAGCCCATACTTTGATGCAGGCCATTGCGAGAGCTAACCGTGTAAATGAGGGCAAGAATAATGGATGGATTGTTGATTACTGTGGTATCGTGAAAAATTTAAGAAAAGCTCTTTCTACCTTTGCCATCGGTGAGAAAGATGGAGAAGAAAATCCCGAACCATCCAAGCCGAGTGTGGAGTTACTGGGAGAACTCAAAGAAGTGATCAAATTAACAACTGAATACCTGATAGAAAAGAATGCTCCTTATTCAGATGTGATAGAAAAGTCGGGCTTTGAAAAGAATGGTGCTATCACAGAGTGTAAAGAGGTGATTAATGAGAATGATCGAACTCGAAAGCAGTTTGAAGTCATGGCTCGGGAGGTTTTTAAGAAATTTAAAGCCTGCTTAACAGTTGATGGCGTTCATGATTACCGAAAAGACCGGGATGCCATTAATGTAATTTACAAATCACTGCAAAGAGATGTCGAAAAAGCAGATATATCTGAAATAATTCGAGAACTTCACAAAGTAATAGATGAGTCGATTGAAACGAATCCTAATGAAATACGTGAGAAAGATCGCATTATTGATATCAGTAAAATAGATTTCAATTTGCTTCGAAAAGAATTTGAAAAAAGTCCCAGGAAGAAAACAACCGTTCAGGAGCTAAAACACACGATTGAAGATCGGTTGGAGAAAATGCTTCTTCAAAATCCACTAAGGACAGATTTCCAACAGCGGTACGAAGAGATTGTTGAAGAGTATAATAGAGAGAAAGACCGGGCAACTATCGAAGAAACCTTCAATCAGCTGATGAAGCTGACCAAAGAGTTAACGGAAGAAGAAAGTCGGAGCATTAAAGAAAACCTGGATGAAGAAACGCTGGCTATTTTTGATTTGATTCGAAAGCCGGATCTTTCGAAGAAGGAAATTAAAAAGATAAAAGAAGTGGCTGTTTCTTTATTGGGCACTCTTAAGGAAGAAAAGCTTAAAATAGATCACTGGCGGGATAAAGAACCAACCAGAGATGATGTGAGAAAAACCATCCATGATTTTCTTTACAGTGATAATACGGGATTACCACCAGAGTATTATTCTGAGAACGATGTTAAAGAAAAAACGGAAGAAGTCTATTTACACATTTTTAGGGCATATCCGGAGTTGCCATCGCCAATTTATGGGGAAAGCTATGTTTAA
- a CDS encoding helix-turn-helix domain-containing protein codes for MLVSEIGKQIKERRDTLGITQPDLAEMSGISVNTLYKIETGQANPTLKVLNKIADILGMELTLTVKKPEL; via the coding sequence ATGTTGGTTTCTGAGATTGGTAAACAGATAAAAGAGCGAAGGGACACGCTGGGGATTACGCAACCCGATCTTGCTGAGATGTCGGGAATCAGTGTGAATACACTTTACAAAATTGAAACCGGTCAGGCCAACCCAACCTTAAAGGTGTTAAATAAAATAGCCGATATCCTGGGAATGGAGTTAACCCTGACCGTTAAGAAGCCTGAGCTGTAA
- a CDS encoding outer membrane beta-barrel protein — protein sequence MRSLLLTIALLLSASLLHAQGINSPTYDNEGFFINGSVLGAAWTIDDLDIDAESGAGLGIKLGYNFNTNFGLFASIDGASIDSDNGDNYALGHFDIGVQGTFRTTEDRFRPFVRASVLGMSAQDDDVEINGAGFGLGAGALIFLSEKLAFDINYTHGWVGISEVKMGSQSFDVDEAATTGRFFIGLAYHF from the coding sequence ATGAGAAGTCTATTACTAACTATCGCACTACTTCTTTCCGCTAGTCTATTGCATGCGCAAGGTATCAATTCACCGACTTATGATAATGAAGGATTTTTCATTAACGGTTCTGTACTTGGAGCAGCATGGACTATAGATGACTTAGATATCGACGCAGAATCGGGTGCTGGTTTAGGTATTAAACTCGGATATAACTTCAATACAAATTTCGGATTGTTTGCATCTATTGATGGAGCAAGTATAGATTCAGATAATGGAGACAATTATGCTTTAGGGCATTTTGATATAGGTGTACAGGGGACCTTCCGAACAACAGAGGACAGATTCAGACCTTTTGTACGAGCATCAGTATTAGGCATGTCTGCTCAGGATGATGATGTCGAAATAAATGGAGCTGGATTTGGTCTTGGAGCAGGAGCTTTAATTTTCTTAAGCGAAAAACTAGCCTTCGACATTAACTATACGCATGGGTGGGTTGGTATTTCAGAAGTAAAAATGGGATCTCAATCTTTTGATGTTGACGAAGCTGCTACCACGGGTAGATTTTTCATTGGTTTAGCCTATCATTTCTAA
- a CDS encoding Shedu anti-phage system protein SduA domain-containing protein has protein sequence MKGKYDSDITLDELKVQIRKSSGNPNVGKTFQTELKSGPRAYKIATFFEILDPKNGKVHHHSLKVETYNESKKHWKRKPEHSITLSSEKENEIGALADFLNTYRFNLHKLSAGDYRVLSEDRLQKISEVQTLLKEVGSKQKLKIVSQLLGELEGNEIPLDDFEKLFRIGGRDTIKKVAIASRLVEYRKTLHGFEKMLDEKDLNETDYQKFLTENPWLFGSEYSELLDRRKWTRDESLDFMLRRTVDNHLELIEIKKPIFKNLFNHDSSHNSYYACSELSQVVGQVMKYIEQIGDKRESILAKDQEDVLKIKSKIIIGRTGSTEQQIALKNFNSHLYNIEILTFDQLLNIGKRTLGIFESKRD, from the coding sequence ATGAAAGGTAAATACGACTCTGACATCACTTTGGATGAATTAAAAGTCCAAATTCGAAAGTCATCTGGAAATCCTAACGTAGGTAAGACATTTCAGACAGAATTAAAGAGTGGACCACGAGCATATAAAATCGCCACCTTTTTTGAGATTTTAGATCCAAAAAATGGTAAAGTCCACCATCATTCTTTGAAAGTTGAAACATATAACGAATCAAAAAAACATTGGAAAAGAAAACCTGAGCACAGTATCACTCTGTCATCTGAAAAAGAAAATGAAATAGGTGCACTGGCTGATTTCCTTAATACTTACCGATTCAATTTGCACAAATTATCTGCAGGTGATTATAGAGTTTTATCTGAGGATAGACTACAAAAAATATCAGAAGTACAAACACTTTTAAAAGAGGTAGGTTCTAAGCAAAAATTAAAGATTGTCAGTCAATTACTGGGAGAATTAGAAGGGAATGAGATCCCATTGGATGATTTTGAAAAACTTTTTAGAATCGGTGGCAGAGATACTATAAAAAAGGTGGCCATTGCTTCAAGATTAGTGGAGTACAGAAAAACACTTCATGGATTTGAAAAGATGCTTGATGAAAAAGATTTAAATGAAACGGATTATCAAAAATTTTTAACTGAAAACCCATGGTTATTCGGTAGTGAGTATAGTGAGCTTTTGGATCGGAGGAAATGGACCCGTGATGAGAGTCTGGATTTTATGCTTAGGAGAACAGTTGACAATCATCTTGAGCTAATAGAAATAAAGAAACCGATTTTCAAGAATTTGTTCAATCATGATAGTTCACATAATTCATACTATGCTTGTTCTGAACTTTCTCAAGTTGTTGGCCAAGTCATGAAATATATCGAGCAGATAGGAGATAAAAGGGAATCAATATTGGCAAAAGATCAAGAAGATGTATTAAAGATTAAGTCAAAGATTATTATTGGGAGAACCGGCAGTACTGAACAACAGATTGCTCTTAAAAATTTTAATTCGCATCTTTATAATATTGAGATTCTGACCTTTGATCAGCTTTTAAATATTGGAAAAAGAACTCTGGGTATCTTTGAGAGCAAGAGGGATTAA
- a CDS encoding TrlF family AAA-like ATPase, whose protein sequence is MRNQEFNKRGSSWRKWDLHVHTPISIEQNYGGDQGWDKYFDDLRKLPEEVEVLGINDYLFLDGYWRVKEEWEAGNLPNIKLLLPVVELRLDKFGNSGGSLSRANYHVVFSNEVDSSIEPQFLNNLESTGYQIGDYEWDKSPTRDAVEELGREIKNRVPDGVLPPNGSDLKVGHDNLNITLKSIKTALSKSDFKGKALTAVGLVEWKDIRWEGSGAEKKSLIDKCDFVFTASPDIESYNRSKQYLIDNQVNPRLIHASDAHNNLDSTESNKLGHTYTWIKCDPTFEGLKQSIIEFDTRIRISENKPVAPVNQIEKVSFDFPPETELKSKSATDTFCFRGSHKFYFSPYFTAIIGGRGSGKSTLLNLIAEKIKPGKSNYFKQKELIPDSVNIQECVDIDGVTTPEKVEFLEQNEIEKFAVDYKSFTEAIYQRIFKLDDESKLAEIEFEAHELQDTYTTHRNNLKRKSDLIEQKKKIESQLSTQKSIVESFTDEEYVKLNDDLKELTTLKQSLESSKKRFNIFNDKIKEALASVTEIEKEPDDYNEFDLVFTEYLEGVQSSKDSAESNELLAKGEAKIDGLIEKIAEKKLAIEKFLGSKGHTLENLKDISGANERIASLESELREVSQSLARLERFTLNEPYKRDLVGTFNVNINQVLEPINEKLNVQNDQVKPIKIEFNFDESHFVNEANKFIIEKIKEFSEGKIREDHIASRLEGVNLKEIANKDDLLRVIADDGTVTSTAMKDYFNNSLNFEMLRGFIEYELLRLKKYGRFNIYYDERPLENNSFGQRCTATLVILLLLGNTPIIIDEPEAHLDSKLIAEYLVDLIKEKKLERQIIFATHNANFVVNGDADLIHCLRIDDVSKVTHSEDITIEDVGSRSSLLALEGGKEAFQRREDRYGLRI, encoded by the coding sequence ATGAGAAATCAAGAATTTAATAAGCGGGGTTCAAGTTGGAGAAAATGGGATCTACACGTCCATACTCCGATATCAATTGAACAAAATTACGGTGGTGATCAAGGCTGGGATAAGTATTTTGATGACTTAAGAAAATTACCGGAGGAAGTAGAAGTACTTGGAATCAATGATTACTTGTTCTTAGATGGATATTGGAGAGTGAAGGAGGAATGGGAAGCCGGTAATTTGCCAAATATTAAATTATTGCTCCCAGTAGTTGAATTACGGTTAGATAAATTTGGAAATTCAGGAGGAAGTTTAAGCAGAGCAAATTATCATGTCGTTTTTTCCAATGAAGTTGACTCTTCTATAGAACCTCAATTTTTAAATAATTTGGAGTCAACGGGGTATCAAATAGGCGATTACGAATGGGATAAGAGCCCTACTCGTGATGCAGTTGAAGAGTTGGGAAGAGAAATCAAAAATAGAGTACCTGATGGTGTTTTACCTCCAAACGGAAGTGATTTAAAAGTTGGTCACGACAATTTAAATATTACTCTTAAATCTATAAAAACAGCACTTAGCAAAAGTGATTTCAAGGGTAAGGCTCTCACAGCTGTCGGCCTTGTTGAATGGAAGGACATTAGATGGGAGGGGTCAGGTGCAGAGAAGAAATCACTAATTGATAAATGTGATTTTGTATTTACCGCTTCACCAGATATTGAATCGTATAACAGATCTAAACAGTATTTAATTGATAACCAAGTAAACCCAAGGTTAATACATGCCAGTGATGCACATAATAATTTAGATTCAACAGAATCAAATAAGCTTGGACATACTTACACATGGATTAAGTGTGATCCAACATTTGAAGGTTTAAAACAGTCAATTATTGAGTTTGATACTCGAATTCGAATTTCTGAAAACAAACCAGTAGCCCCAGTAAATCAAATCGAAAAGGTAAGTTTTGATTTTCCACCTGAGACTGAATTAAAATCTAAATCAGCAACTGATACCTTTTGTTTTAGAGGTAGTCATAAATTCTATTTTTCCCCATATTTTACCGCAATAATTGGAGGAAGAGGTTCAGGTAAAAGTACTTTGCTTAATCTAATTGCTGAAAAAATTAAACCTGGGAAAAGCAATTATTTCAAGCAAAAAGAGCTGATCCCTGATTCGGTAAACATTCAGGAATGTGTTGATATTGACGGAGTAACTACACCTGAAAAAGTAGAATTTCTTGAACAGAACGAGATTGAGAAGTTTGCAGTAGACTATAAATCATTTACAGAAGCAATATACCAACGCATATTTAAGTTGGATGATGAAAGTAAATTGGCAGAGATTGAATTTGAGGCCCATGAACTTCAAGATACTTACACTACTCATCGAAATAATTTAAAGAGAAAATCTGATTTAATAGAACAAAAGAAGAAAATTGAGTCTCAGTTATCTACCCAAAAAAGTATTGTAGAGTCCTTTACTGACGAAGAGTATGTAAAATTAAATGATGACTTGAAAGAGTTGACTACTCTTAAACAATCTCTTGAGAGTAGTAAGAAAAGGTTCAATATTTTTAATGACAAGATAAAAGAGGCCTTGGCGAGTGTTACTGAAATCGAGAAAGAACCGGATGATTATAATGAGTTCGATTTAGTTTTCACTGAGTATTTGGAAGGAGTACAATCCTCAAAAGATTCAGCTGAAAGTAATGAATTATTAGCCAAGGGTGAGGCTAAAATTGATGGTCTTATTGAAAAAATTGCTGAGAAAAAACTAGCAATCGAGAAGTTCCTTGGCTCAAAGGGCCACACCTTGGAAAATTTAAAAGACATTAGTGGAGCTAATGAAAGGATCGCAAGTCTGGAGTCTGAGTTAAGAGAGGTTAGTCAATCTTTAGCTAGATTGGAAAGATTTACTTTGAATGAACCATATAAACGAGACCTAGTAGGTACTTTCAATGTAAATATAAATCAGGTTTTGGAGCCAATTAATGAAAAATTAAATGTCCAAAATGACCAGGTAAAACCGATTAAAATTGAGTTCAATTTTGATGAAAGTCATTTTGTAAATGAGGCAAATAAATTTATTATCGAAAAGATTAAAGAATTTTCTGAAGGCAAAATTAGAGAAGACCATATAGCCTCCAGGCTCGAAGGGGTTAATTTAAAGGAAATTGCTAATAAGGATGATTTATTAAGAGTAATTGCAGACGATGGAACAGTAACTTCTACTGCAATGAAAGATTATTTCAATAACTCCCTAAACTTTGAAATGCTAAGAGGTTTCATAGAATACGAGTTATTAAGACTTAAAAAGTATGGTCGTTTCAATATTTATTATGATGAACGACCACTAGAGAATAACTCTTTCGGGCAAAGGTGTACCGCAACACTCGTTATTCTACTTTTACTGGGTAACACACCAATCATTATTGATGAACCGGAAGCACACCTTGACAGTAAATTAATTGCTGAATATCTGGTTGATTTGATAAAAGAGAAAAAATTAGAACGTCAGATCATATTTGCGACTCACAATGCCAACTTTGTAGTAAATGGAGATGCAGATTTAATACACTGCCTAAGAATTGATGATGTATCAAAAGTAACTCATAGCGAGGATATTACAATTGAAGATGTGGGTAGCCGATCAAGTCTTTTGGCGTTAGAGGGTGGCAAAGAAGCATTTCAACGTCGTGAAGATAGATACGGGCTGAGAATATGA